The Leishmania major strain Friedlin complete genome, chromosome 23 nucleotide sequence TACATTTACATTTGCATTTCGTTTTTTGTAGCGTCTTCTCATTGCGTGTGCCTCTTCTTTGCTTTAGCATTGGTTCTGTCACTTCAATTCATTCACGTTCTCTTCGTTGCTGCCGTTGTTggcgttgttgctgctgtcttTCCTCTCCGCCCCTCCATTCGTTCCATTTCCTTCGttctttcgctctctctctctctgtgggcgtgtatgcgcgtgtgggcAACAGTGCACATCTGCTGTTTATCGCTAGCGCTCCCGTGAGCCtacctctctctttctctgtcaCTTTGGTCCACTCAGACGCGCGGCAACTGTCGCAGCCACACGAACTCGACCTTGACTATAATTCTCATTGACGCCAATCTTCCAGCGACGATACAACACATTGACGGACAGAAGGTGGCGCGCTTCTTCGCTTGTGTGCCTTTGTTGCCTCCCCGTGTGCCTTTTCTATTTGTTCTCTCTTGCGTGTTTGGGCGGTTATTGCGGCTGCCCTCCACTACGATCctcctgcctgcctgcctgcacCCTTCTTCTCTTCAACGTTGGTGCTAGGTTTACCCCCACAGGTTATGTGctttgggggagggggggaggaggcatCTCGTATGATTGGGCATTCCACTGTGTTACTTTTTTTGCTTTTGTGGGCGTCGTGCGCGTCACTGCACGCGTGGTGCGGGGactctctcctttcctttctcttgTACGCTTGCCTATCCGCATCATCTGCGCCACAACGAtaggccccccccccccccccccgcccgccctcctccttcccttccgcCGCTTCTACAGCGGCCTCATCTTTTCCTTGCTCAGTGTCACtttcttcttccttttctgtCTTCACACCGTTAGTGCTactgtcgtgtgtgtgtgtgtgtgtgtgtgtgtgtgccacccTTTCCactccgccctccctcgcaccaccgcgccacCATCTTTCCTcgcgtgtctgtctgcccGACTACCGCTGTCGCTTTTtccttccccttttttttttcgtttttttttttcctgtttGCTTTGTGATCGCGTCAGCGGGTGCTCAtctgccgctgttgcgcgTCTCCactcctctcgctctcttggCGTCATCGTCCTTGCCGCCCCAATCTTCGGCTACCAGCGCCTCGAGAAGcatcccttcctccccccgaAAGCCCTCGTCCCTCAAGAGAGCGAAgcgcggcgtgtgcgcagacGTTTGTACACCTCAGCAGACACCTCGATTCGTCCGCCCGTTCCCCccgagacgcacacacgtgcacagctGCGTGTCTCACTGTGCATGGGTTGGGCTGCACGGCTGTGACCAGTAGACGATTctcaccagcgccaccatcTTTGTCGACTTCGACGGAACTGCACATCCACCGTGCTCGGCGCTACAGAGGACCACAGCGGTGATACTGCCACGCGCGGAGTGTGGCCAAAGACGGCGCACAGTGACGATACACGTGAAAACGGCTGCGCCAGGGGTCACTCCTATTGCCTTGGGTTTCCACATCGACAGACTCGTTCTCCGACAGCGCCTTCATTACCGCAGGAGAGGTTGGAAGCGGGCCCTTATCCATCTGCCGCCGTTTCGTACACTGCCAGCGTGGTAGGGCATACCTTTCGGATTCGCAGGGGCACGAGAGCCAATTCGAGGCACCAATGCACGAAGCACTACTAAGTCTTCACAGCTCGCCAGAGAGCCTTTTGTCGGCTGATCGGAGATTCTGCTCCACCGCAGATAGAAGCATACGTCGCAGCACCCCGCAGGCGTTGCaaccgcctccgccgtctcgcTTACCGAGGCGGGCAACCTCTTCACCACTCACATCGCCGTCGACCACGGCGGCGATAGAAAGCACCAGCAGAGCAGCACGGCATCGCGGCGCACCGCAAGGCTCCACTTTCTATTCCGTCGCTGCCATGAACACACAGACGCAAGAAGCACTCGTCACGTCGCACCTGCGCACGCCAGATCCGCGTGATAGTAGTACCCTCGATCGCAGCCAGTGCCAGAGCGTAGACCTGCCGCCCAAGCAGCGGGGCAGCGTGCGGAAGCGGAGAGGCGGGGGTGGTATGGCCTCAGAGGCCTCCTTTCGGTGCTTCCGCACCGGGCCAGGCGCCACGCTAGCTAAGGCGGCCGGCATCACCCGCAGCGCCATTGCATCGGATGAGGGGGACCGCAGTAGTGTGAGCGGACCCGGCGGACCGAGCAGCAGAAACGACACCCCGCTGATCATCGACTACTCCTCTAGTCCTCTCACGCTGGCGGTCAACAGTGCGAACGCGAACAATGCCATCAAAAACGCAAGCAGCGCTACGAGCGTGGACAGCGTTTCGATCAGCAAGCCTGTACGTCTCAGCTTGACTCCACCGACGCCGCTTGTCGAAATGGCACCCGTTTCAGCTTCTTCGAACACCGCACAGTCGAAGACGTCATCGAGTTCTTCAGTGGTGCAGCCAGAGGTTGTGGCCACGCCGCTATTCCTGATGCGCCAAGCCCCGCTAAAGTCGCCTACCGGAGTGTCGCGCCACCGCAGTAGCCGCTCCCGGCAGGATTCATGTGCGTCTCTTTCCGCAGCGTCCACCGTCTCCGTAGAGGACCCGAGTTGCTCgcactgcagccgccgcgcgagCTCCGCGTGCTCGTCTTGCACGGACACGGGAGTGAGCGGCTTTCCCAGGCCGGCGTTCAATCGCCGCGTGCACTTCTTGTTAGGTGATCCTGCCGGAGGTGGTCTCGCAGCCGCTGAGGGCCTGACGGCGTCTCTGCGGTGCAGCGATGAAGCCGGAGCGCGGCTTCTGCTGTGCCCATCGACCTCCTCGATtgcggtgccgacgccgTCGGATGCCGATCAAAGGCCGGCGTTCTCCGCGAATAGCAGCAGTAATAGCAAGTCCGTCCTGAGCGCGTCATCTGAGTCTCTCCATGGGCATCTGCAGCTCGGCCCCTCCTTCGGtggggcggcgacgcgccCGGCGTTGTCTTCGCTGTCGCTCAACCGGTCGTCGACACCGCTTGTTCAGAGCGGTGGCGCCTCGGTGTTCTCGTTGCACCTCCACAAGAAAGATGGGCGCATCGAGGCGACGCCATCCTTCGCCCCGGCCAAAAGCCCGGGCAGCAGTGGCATGAGGGCCACCGAGGTTGGTGGTGTGTGCTTCCATTCTGCTGTctccgcgacgacggcgtctGCGACGCGTATCGCTTCCTCGCGGAGCAGTACCTCGGGAACCCACGCGACTGCAACCTATCAGCCGGGCCAACCGCTGCCCAAGCCCGCGCTGAAGCAGGTCTCTCGATACAGCGAAGGCTGGAGCGCCGCCGACAGTCGCACGGGTTCGAAACTCGTGAACGAAGGCAGCGATCGAtggtcgtggtggcggtctaacgcagcggcgggtgctgGCACGACAGCATCCGGGTCCCCTGGGCCGCTGTCCTTGACGAGTGTGGTGGACCGGCGCTTCACCAGCTACTTGCAAGGAGCGCTTATttctcggcagcggcatcgcgtGAACGCCGCTGAGGAGGCGTCCGCAACGGCAGGGAGAGCGGCGGTCGCCGGAGGGGTTGCCGCGAGGTCGCCAACGGCGCCCTCTTCAGTGCGAACTCCGGGCAGTCGTGGCAGAAGGGCCGAGCTACTAGTGAGGTTGTGGCTTGTGAAGTGGTCACTGGTGGGCATGGTGGTGCTCGCGGCATTCTTCTTTATCTTGATCGAGCTCGTCGCGGACTGACTTCTTCCTCACTTGAAGGGTGGAGTCGGGTGGGTGCGAGGCATGCCGGTGTTGTCATGGTCTGTAtcacggcggcgaggcggctgtTGTGGCGGGGTGCGGCCACGCAACGAGCATGACTTTGCCAGCTTCTTCACCTCCCCTTCAACTTTTCGCTCCAgtgcgtgtatgcgcgtTGTAGCCCCGCGTGCCGCCCCTTCTGCCgttccccctctccccacaaCCACGACcgcttcctcttcttcaGGACCACCGTCATACATATTTTCGTGTTGCGCCTGCGtggttgtgcgtgtgtgtgtgtgcgtgcgtgtctctctctcggcttTTCCACTCATCTCCATTTTTTCTGCTTTGCGTGCTCTGGATATCGTTGTTGCTGTGATTACTTGTGGGTGATGGAAGCAGAACTGTGCTCAGCTCGtgcgaggagggagagcggacGGGTTGGGAAGTGGACAGCGGCATTTGTGCGGTGCGTGGAGGGGCGAGATCGGGGACGTGGACGAGATCACTTTTATGGGGCGGTAATACACGGTATGTCAGCACCTCCCTCCGGCTCTATTTTCttcctttgttttcgttATCGCGGCTGTACTCGCTGCCATCAACGCCAACAGATTAGACGTGCCGCACAGCCGCTGGATCAACGCACTTTCGTCGCTTTGCCTTTGTGATtgcttgttttcttttctgtctTCTTCCCTTTCACACCCACATCGGAGTAGTGCCGTGGTCTTCAAGTTTAGCTGTCGTGTTGGCAGCCGCCCGTCATCAGCCCTTGCGAGGCTCTGCGGCCCTTTTAGGAGTAACCGAGTCGGTTGTCGGCCGCCACACGCGGAATCAGACCGGAGGCTACTCGAATATGTGAGGGGTTGTAAGGAGCGGTTCGCATCAGCGGTCGAATCTGAAGCTCGTGCCGCACTGCCTTCTTCGCTCCTCTTCTTTCatccctcccttcccccatCACAGCGCCAGCGTATCTTGttctgttctctctctcacggACGGGGTACGGTGGTAGGCGCGTGTGTTGGCGATGCGTCTGCGATTGTGTGGCTGCGTAcccatgtgtgtgcgtgtgcgccacaCTGCAGCTCAGGTTTCCGTTAAGTGACTGCAAGGGCAAAGCGTGacgacagacagagagagagagagagagagagcagcgcgccggagagtctcttcccctctccaAATCTAATCAAGAGGCGCTTGCCCGGCCACTGCACTGGGCATGTTGTGCAGACGCCACACTAttccttcgccgccgccccaaGGAGCCGCTCGCGCGAGTCTGCGAGCGTCGACAtccgctgcgccttctccgATAGTCGTTTGCGTCGAGACACTTCTCACACATTTTTGATCGGCAAGCCAACGCGCTGTTTTGTGTGTCTCTCGGGCATGTGCTTGCGCGTTTCTCCGTGTTCCCATGTAGCGCTcgacctcccctcccctcccctcccctcccctttccatGGCTCTCTGATtcttcggcggcgccgatggcacacacacacacacacacacacacacaccgtaTGCGCACGAAAGCAAACGCATCCGGCACATCTGCATCCTTTCCATCATCATCATTTCTCTCGtctgttttctcttttttcaTTCTACTCCACGTTGTCCTTACAGAAattttgttttctttgtcagccgccgccccgccccctcaTCCGTCCATCCCGTTGCATGTGAGAGTCTTTACCCTCCCgtccacccacccaccactGTACGTCGGCTCGTGCGTTTCTGTGACGAACTCGCCCCCTCACTTGGCGTTCCTTCTCCATTGGTGAGCCCTCTCACGGGTCTCTCGGATAACGCGGGAACCATATAGGCGCCCTCTGGACACTGCAGCCGCAACGTTTGACACGCTCACGTCGCTTCACTGCTGGCGTGtgcctccgcgcgcgcacacacacgcacagactcAACCGACCTTGCGCATCGCCCGCACATTTTGAGGTGCATGTATATGTACACCTATATACTGTCTTCTCAAGTCTTTTCTTCGCTGTCTTGCTTTCCGATCGGAAGACATCGTCACTCCGCTGTacagtgccgccgccaagcCACCCGAGACTTTCGAGACGCTTCATCGACGTACGCCGCTCTTATCCTTGAGGTGTTGCTTCCCCGAACCACGGCTTTGTTCTTGTCTGCACCCTCCTGAACGGGACAGCCTTCCATGATACAACCACCACCTTACGCGCACCGGCTCATTCGAAAGCATGGACTTCGCCTTTCGCCTGTTCACCTCCGTCATCCCGGTGGACCGAGAGAAGATGACGCATCAGATGCTTGTCTTCTGGCTCATCCTCACCAGTGGCGGCGTCTCCATGTACctgctcttcgcctccatcTCCTACTTCACTTACTTTCGCAAGTTGAAGCGACAGTTCTTTCCCAAGACGATCGATCCGGACGATGCTCGCGAGCTGCATGAGCAGGTGCGGCAAGAAATTTGGATTGCGGTGTGCTCGATCCCGTTCATGGCGTTTTTgatgatgccggcggtcacCTTCTCGCACCGTGGGTATAGCAAGCTGTACTACAACATCTCCGACTACGGTTGGGCGTACTTCCTGATGTCGCCTGTGCTGTTCTTCGCCTTCACGGACTTCATGGTGTACTGCTTCCACCGTGGGCTGCACCATCCGATAATCTACAAACACGTGCACAAGCTGCACCACACATACAAGTACACAACGCCCTTCTCGTCGCACGCCTTTAACCCTGTTGACGGCTTCGGTCAGGGCGTTCCGTACTACGTCTTCGTCTACTTATTTCCCCTCCACAACATTCTCTTCCTTGTACTATTCTTGGCGGTGAACTTCTGGACGATCTCGATCCACGACCAGGTTGACTTTGGTGGGCACTTTATCAACACAACTGGCCATCACACGATCCACCACGAGCTGTCCAACTGCGACTACGGCCAGTACACGACTGTATGGGACCGCCTGGGTGGGTCGTACCGCCCTGCCGAGCAGACGCATCAACTATCGTCCCTGCTGCACGCTGGCGATCCCAAGTATGTGGACCCCGTGTACGAGTCATATCACGAGAAGAAGGGCTTCCTGGCAGGTCGGTtcaaggaggaggccgctgcgcgtcgctCAAAGAAGGTCGGCGCATAAGAGAAGGATCGGTCACCTTATTGAGCACGCATGCGCTATAGTGACATATATGTATTTCTTGTACTTTTCGTTTTACGTTTCCGAGATGGGTTTCGAACACCGTCACGCTCACGCCCACACCATTCCTGCGCCTTGACTGGTTATGTCCTCGTATGCCGTCGGTCGTTAATGGAAGACGGAGGGGCATGCGTGTGGGGCAGTCGCGCGCGAATGGGCGCATGCGTCTCTGGGCGTGCTCTCTTGTGCTTCTCTAGTatttcttgtgtgtgtgtgcgtgcggctcAGCCGCCATCTTGTCTTTTCCTTCCTTTCTTCTCCTTTACAGCCGCTACAACATCAGTAACAGCTAGCGAATGACAACCAGTGTTGGCGAGAGCGCAAAAACTGAAGGGCGTGGAAGGGAGGGAATAGTGGACTGTCAGATAAGTCGAAGACGATGCGGGTTTCGGTGGACCTGgtgtgcatctctctctctttgacCTGCCTGCAGGCGAGTGCCGCGTGCTCTGAGCGTGTCCCCTCCTTTTCACGCATTCCTttcatctcctcctctttgTTTGCATGttgctctgtgtgtgtgcgtgtgcgagtaAGTACGTaggaaaagggaggagggggaggcgtaCGCCAGCTGGCACGCATGTGCCACGCACACCCCACCCTCGCTTCGTGGGCGTGAGAAGAGACACTTCAGctatccccccccccccccccccgaccgccaccgccaccgccaccgctgcctccaTCCCGCcccgtacacacacacacacacacacagacacacgcacgatTTCCTTTCGTATGTTCGTCGTTGTTTTCATCTTTTTTTGCTCTAACTGCTGTTTTGCCTCAACGGTCTTTCCCTTCGTCCTTCGCTCTGCTCCGCTCcagaccccctcccccctctccccaccgccTCTGTCTCTGGCTCTTCTGTCGTGCTTTGCTCCGCCCTGCCTGCTCTTCGGGCCTCCCTACTCTGCTGAGGGGTACGATACTTTatagagggagggggcggtggtgggaggCCATATGAGAGCTGTGCCAGCGCTTCGAGAGTGAGCATCCGCGTTGATTACCGTCAGCTGCACACACTACATTCCCCTGTGCCTCTGCTTTCTTCTTCTCGTCACTGTGTCCCCCATTTCGCGTCTCGTGTGCCAGCATCGTGTCTCCTGCCCCAACCCCCTTTCCTCTACCTTTTTCTTTGTCGAGGTTGCACATGCAGGGCGAGCACTCTTGTGCGTTTTCACAGACAGGCCTTCGGCATCTTT carries:
- a CDS encoding lathosterol oxidase-like protein produces the protein MDFAFRLFTSVIPVDREKMTHQMLVFWLILTSGGVSMYLLFASISYFTYFRKLKRQFFPKTIDPDDARELHEQVRQEIWIAVCSIPFMAFLMMPAVTFSHRGYSKLYYNISDYGWAYFLMSPVLFFAFTDFMVYCFHRGLHHPIIYKHVHKLHHTYKYTTPFSSHAFNPVDGFGQGVPYYVFVYLFPLHNILFLVLFLAVNFWTISIHDQVDFGGHFINTTGHHTIHHELSNCDYGQYTTVWDRLGGSYRPAEQTHQLSSLLHAGDPKYVDPVYESYHEKKGFLAGRFKEEAAARRSKKVGA